A portion of the Stella humosa genome contains these proteins:
- the tatB gene encoding Sec-independent protein translocase protein TatB, whose amino-acid sequence MFDIGWSELAVIAVVALVVIGPKDLPKVLRTVGLWVAKARAVARDFQSSVDEMAREADLQDVKKQLDELRSTNVSELIEKHVDPQGEMRKAFEPPPELSHDPFAEPEKKAVDYVPPPDPTMVEPTVVEPMVVEPTVVGSGQAAPTPTTMPALDTIASAAAVPDVPPPAPDAAFPDPAAPPKPPAGAA is encoded by the coding sequence ATGTTCGACATCGGATGGTCCGAACTGGCCGTGATCGCGGTGGTGGCGCTGGTCGTCATCGGGCCGAAGGACCTGCCCAAGGTGCTGCGCACGGTCGGGCTGTGGGTGGCCAAGGCGCGCGCGGTCGCCCGCGACTTCCAGAGCAGCGTCGACGAGATGGCGCGCGAGGCCGACCTGCAAGACGTCAAGAAGCAGTTGGACGAGCTGCGCTCGACCAACGTGTCGGAGCTGATCGAGAAGCATGTCGACCCCCAGGGCGAGATGCGCAAGGCGTTCGAGCCGCCACCGGAACTGAGCCACGACCCCTTCGCCGAGCCGGAGAAGAAGGCGGTGGACTACGTGCCGCCGCCCGATCCGACCATGGTCGAGCCGACGGTGGTTGAGCCGATGGTGGTTGAGCCGACGGTGGTAGGGTCGGGCCAAGCCGCTCCGACCCCGACGACGATGCCGGCGCTCGACACGATCGCCTCGGCCGCCGCGGTGCCGGACGTGCCGCCGCCGGCCCCGGACGCGGCCTTTCCCGATCCGGCAGCGCCGCCCAAGCCGCCCGCCGGCGCGGCCTAG
- the surE gene encoding 5'/3'-nucleotidase SurE produces MTAIDLANARILVTNDDGIHAPGIKVLEKVARSLSKDVWTVAPEEEHSGAGHSLTLRYPLRIRQLSRRRFAVDGTPTDAVLMGVRVLLKSKRPTLILSGVNRGGNLGEDVTYSGTVAAAMEGTQLGIPSIALSQCTRPGQPIWWSATEHHAPDVIRRVCEVGWPKNVLINLNFPPCPPASVEGIRATSQGRHKIGGALQEGKDPRGLSYYWIATTRDEDDGVEGTDLHAVRNLFISVTPLFTDLTHRPTLKPLAEIFP; encoded by the coding sequence ATGACCGCGATCGACCTCGCCAACGCCCGCATCCTCGTCACCAACGACGACGGCATCCACGCCCCCGGCATCAAGGTGCTGGAGAAGGTGGCGCGCTCGCTGTCCAAGGATGTCTGGACCGTGGCACCGGAGGAGGAGCATTCCGGCGCCGGCCATTCGCTGACGCTGCGCTATCCCTTGCGCATTCGCCAGCTTTCGCGCCGCAGGTTCGCCGTCGACGGCACGCCGACCGATGCGGTGCTGATGGGCGTGCGGGTGCTGCTGAAGAGCAAGCGCCCGACCCTGATCCTGTCCGGCGTCAATCGCGGCGGCAATCTGGGCGAGGACGTGACCTATTCCGGCACGGTGGCCGCCGCCATGGAGGGGACCCAGCTCGGCATCCCCTCGATCGCGCTCAGCCAGTGCACGCGCCCCGGGCAGCCCATCTGGTGGTCGGCGACCGAGCATCACGCGCCGGACGTGATCCGCCGGGTCTGCGAGGTCGGCTGGCCCAAGAACGTGCTGATCAACCTGAACTTCCCGCCCTGTCCGCCCGCCAGCGTGGAGGGCATCCGGGCGACCAGCCAGGGCCGCCACAAGATCGGCGGCGCGCTCCAGGAGGGGAAGGACCCGCGCGGGCTCTCCTACTACTGGATCGCCACCACCCGGGACGAGGATGACGGGGTGGAGGGCACCGACCTGCACGCCGTGCGTAACCTCTTCATCTCGGTGACGCCGCTCTTCACCGACCTTACCCATCGGCCGACCCTGAAGCCGCTGGCGGAGATCTTCCCGTGA
- the serS gene encoding serine--tRNA ligase, with protein MHDIRFIRDEPDLFDRGLARRGVAPRAQHILALDAERRSTQTRVQEIQQRRNEASKAIGQAKSRGEDAGPAIAEVARLKEEMPRLEAREAELAAELDALLAELPNLPADDVPDGASEADNVEMRRFGERPAFNHEAREHFDLGEALGLMDFQAAARLSGSRFVVLKGQLARLERALAAFMLDIHTGEFGYVEVQPPLLVRDEAVFGTGQLPKFGDDLFRTTNGFWLIPTAEVPLTNLAADQIHDLAALPLRFTAYTPCFRSEAGAAGRDTRGMLRQHQFGKVELVSIVGDDQSDAEHERMTSAAETVLQRLGLHYRVMALSTGDMGFSARRTYDLEVWLPGQGAFREISSCSTCGDFQARRMKARYRAAGERGTRFVHTLNGSGLAIGRTLIAILENYQRADGLVTVPDALRPYLGGIEVIGAPAGAAA; from the coding sequence ATGCACGACATTCGATTCATCCGGGACGAACCGGACCTGTTCGACCGCGGCCTCGCCCGCCGCGGCGTGGCGCCACGCGCGCAGCACATCCTGGCGCTCGACGCCGAGCGCCGTTCGACCCAGACCCGGGTCCAGGAGATCCAGCAGCGCCGCAATGAGGCGTCCAAGGCGATCGGCCAGGCCAAGAGCCGGGGCGAGGATGCCGGCCCCGCGATCGCCGAGGTCGCGCGCCTGAAGGAAGAGATGCCGCGGCTCGAAGCGCGCGAGGCCGAACTGGCGGCCGAGCTGGATGCGCTCCTGGCCGAATTGCCGAACCTGCCGGCCGACGATGTGCCCGACGGCGCGTCGGAAGCCGACAATGTCGAGATGCGGCGCTTCGGCGAGCGGCCGGCCTTCAACCACGAGGCGCGCGAGCACTTCGATCTGGGCGAGGCCCTGGGCCTGATGGATTTCCAGGCGGCGGCCCGCCTGTCCGGCTCGCGCTTCGTGGTGCTGAAGGGGCAGCTCGCCCGGCTGGAACGGGCACTGGCCGCCTTCATGCTGGACATCCATACCGGCGAGTTCGGCTATGTCGAGGTGCAGCCGCCCTTGCTGGTGCGCGACGAGGCGGTGTTCGGCACCGGCCAACTGCCGAAGTTCGGCGACGACCTGTTCCGCACGACCAACGGCTTCTGGCTGATCCCGACGGCCGAGGTGCCGCTGACCAACCTGGCGGCCGACCAGATCCACGACCTCGCCGCCCTGCCGCTGCGCTTCACCGCCTACACGCCCTGCTTCCGCTCCGAGGCCGGCGCGGCCGGGCGGGACACGCGCGGCATGCTGCGCCAGCATCAGTTCGGCAAGGTCGAACTGGTCTCGATCGTGGGCGACGACCAGTCCGATGCCGAGCATGAGCGGATGACCAGCGCGGCCGAGACCGTGCTGCAGCGGCTTGGCCTGCACTACCGGGTGATGGCGCTCTCGACCGGCGACATGGGCTTCAGCGCGCGCCGGACCTATGATCTCGAGGTGTGGCTGCCGGGGCAGGGGGCGTTCCGCGAGATTTCGAGCTGCTCGACGTGCGGCGACTTCCAGGCGCGACGGATGAAGGCCCGCTATCGTGCGGCCGGCGAGAGGGGGACACGCTTCGTGCATACGCTGAACGGTTCGGGCCTCGCCATCGGTCGCACCCTGATCGCCATCCTCGAGAACTACCAGCGGGCAGACGGGCTGGTGACGGTGCCGGACGCCCTGCGCCCCTATCTGGGCGGGATCGAGGTCATCGGCGCGCCGGCGGGAGCCGCCGCATGA
- the secD gene encoding protein translocase subunit SecD, which produces MLIIPRWKAVVILLVALAGLLYAAPNLLPRQVAESLPNWLPHQQVSLGLDLQGGSHLLLEVDTAFVVRERIANLQDVVRTAFRQPQIGYADLAARDDAVTFTLRDPTKVEEARRLLREGDAEAEIAAGADGRFTLRYPERVLNDLKRAAVDQSIEIVRRRVDETGTKEPSVQRQGTDRILLQLPGIDDPQRVKQLLGRTAKMTFRLVDMNAPIEEARRGRLPPGTELLPSEERDGGQARQYVVQRRAMVSGDMLTNAQAGNNSQTGEWVVNFRFDSNGARRFGDVTKANVGRLFAIVLDGKVISAPVIREAILGGSGQISGSFTAQSANDLALLLRAGALPAPLNVLEERTVGPDLGSDSIQAGTIACIVGYLLICVLMVLGYGFFGLIANIALLLNLIITLAVMSVLQATLTLPGIAGLVLSLAMAVDANVLIYERIREETALGRTPFSAVDAGFSRAFLTILDSNLTTLIASVLLYAFGSGPVRGFAVTLSIGIIASMFTAISLTRLIVVFWLKRARPAALPI; this is translated from the coding sequence ATGCTGATCATTCCCCGCTGGAAGGCGGTGGTCATTCTTCTCGTCGCCTTGGCCGGCCTGCTCTATGCGGCCCCGAACCTGCTGCCGCGTCAGGTGGCCGAGAGCCTGCCCAACTGGTTGCCGCACCAGCAGGTCAGCCTCGGCCTCGACCTGCAGGGCGGATCGCACCTGCTGCTGGAGGTCGACACCGCCTTCGTGGTGCGCGAGCGGATCGCCAACCTCCAGGATGTCGTGCGCACGGCCTTCCGCCAGCCGCAGATCGGCTATGCCGACCTGGCCGCGCGCGACGACGCCGTCACCTTCACGCTGCGCGACCCGACCAAGGTCGAGGAGGCCCGCCGCCTGCTGCGCGAGGGCGATGCCGAGGCCGAGATCGCGGCCGGTGCCGACGGCCGCTTCACGCTCCGCTATCCCGAGCGGGTGCTGAACGACCTGAAGCGGGCCGCCGTCGACCAGTCGATTGAGATCGTGCGCCGCCGCGTCGACGAGACCGGCACCAAGGAGCCCTCGGTCCAGCGCCAGGGCACCGACCGCATCCTGCTCCAGCTTCCGGGCATCGACGACCCGCAGCGCGTGAAGCAGTTGCTCGGCCGCACGGCCAAGATGACCTTCCGCCTCGTCGACATGAATGCGCCGATCGAGGAGGCCCGTCGCGGCCGCCTGCCGCCCGGCACCGAGCTGCTGCCGTCCGAGGAGCGCGACGGCGGCCAGGCCCGCCAGTATGTGGTGCAGCGCCGCGCCATGGTGTCGGGCGACATGCTGACCAACGCCCAGGCCGGCAACAATTCCCAGACCGGCGAGTGGGTCGTCAATTTCCGCTTCGATTCCAACGGCGCGCGGCGCTTCGGCGACGTCACCAAGGCCAATGTCGGCCGCCTGTTCGCGATCGTGCTGGACGGCAAGGTGATCAGCGCGCCGGTGATCCGCGAGGCGATCCTGGGCGGCTCTGGCCAGATCTCGGGCAGCTTCACCGCCCAGTCGGCCAATGACCTGGCGCTGCTGCTGCGCGCGGGCGCCTTGCCGGCGCCGCTCAACGTGCTGGAAGAGCGCACCGTCGGCCCCGACCTCGGCAGCGATTCGATCCAGGCCGGTACCATTGCCTGCATCGTCGGCTACCTCTTGATCTGCGTACTGATGGTGCTGGGCTACGGCTTCTTCGGCCTGATCGCCAACATCGCCCTGCTGCTGAACCTGATCATCACGCTGGCCGTCATGTCGGTGCTGCAGGCGACGCTGACCTTGCCCGGTATCGCCGGCCTGGTCCTCAGCCTGGCGATGGCGGTCGACGCCAACGTGCTGATCTACGAACGCATCCGCGAGGAGACGGCCCTGGGGCGGACGCCGTTCTCGGCGGTGGATGCGGGCTTTTCGCGCGCCTTCCTCACCATCCTCGATTCCAACCTGACGACGCTGATCGCGTCCGTGCTGCTCTATGCCTTCGGGTCTGGGCCGGTGCGCGGTTTCGCGGTCACCCTGTCCATCGGCATCATCGCTTCCATGTTCACCGCGATCAGCCTCACGCGGCTCATCGTCGTGTTCTGGCTGAAGCGGGCGCGGCCGGCGGCGCTACCCATTTGA
- the yajC gene encoding preprotein translocase subunit YajC, which yields MLISPAYAQAAGGSQDMLMSLAPLVLIFVVFYFLLIRPQQKRMKDHKAMLGALRRGDKVVTGGGIIGTVARVPNDDEVVVDIADGVRVRVLRGTITSILTKGSGEETEVEKPAKAGK from the coding sequence ATGTTGATTTCGCCAGCCTACGCCCAGGCGGCCGGCGGCAGCCAGGACATGCTGATGTCCCTGGCGCCCCTCGTCCTGATCTTCGTGGTCTTCTACTTCCTGCTGATCCGTCCGCAGCAGAAGCGGATGAAGGACCACAAGGCGATGCTGGGCGCGCTGCGCCGGGGCGACAAGGTCGTCACGGGCGGCGGCATCATCGGGACCGTCGCCCGCGTTCCCAACGACGACGAGGTGGTGGTCGACATCGCCGACGGCGTCCGGGTGCGGGTGCTGCGCGGCACGATCACGTCCATCCTCACCAAGGGCTCCGGCGAGGAGACCGAGGTCGAGAAGCCGGCCAAGGCCGGCAAGTAG
- the scpB gene encoding SMC-Scp complex subunit ScpB, whose product MSQLEPELRLAEALLFAAAEPLDAQTIASRMPEGTDIEALMERLTAIYADRGVQVVRVAGRFAMRTAPDLAGALRLERTVTRKPTRASIETLAIIAYHQPVTRAEIEEIRGVALSRGTLETLMEASWIRPKGRRQTPGRPATWVTTDQFLAHFGLDQLADLPGIDELKAAGLLDQRPVLNPLPSELETPVDDGDDEREDPAEVPPEDADDGVSGGEHVRG is encoded by the coding sequence GTGAGCCAGCTCGAACCGGAATTGCGCCTGGCGGAGGCGCTGCTGTTCGCCGCGGCCGAGCCGCTGGACGCCCAGACCATCGCCAGCCGCATGCCCGAGGGCACCGACATCGAGGCGCTGATGGAGCGTCTGACGGCGATCTATGCCGACCGCGGCGTGCAGGTGGTGCGGGTGGCGGGTCGCTTTGCCATGCGCACCGCACCCGACCTGGCCGGCGCGCTGCGGCTGGAGCGCACGGTGACGCGCAAGCCGACGCGCGCCTCGATCGAGACCCTGGCCATCATCGCCTACCACCAGCCGGTCACCCGCGCCGAGATCGAGGAGATTCGTGGCGTGGCGTTGAGCCGGGGGACGCTGGAAACCCTGATGGAGGCAAGCTGGATCCGCCCCAAGGGCCGGCGCCAGACGCCGGGCCGGCCGGCGACCTGGGTGACGACCGACCAGTTCCTGGCCCATTTCGGCCTCGACCAGCTGGCAGATCTGCCCGGCATCGACGAGCTGAAGGCGGCCGGACTGCTCGACCAGCGGCCGGTACTGAACCCGCTGCCGTCCGAACTGGAAACGCCCGTTGATGACGGCGACGACGAGCGCGAGGACCCGGCGGAAGTGCCGCCGGAAGATGCCGACGATGGCGTGAGCGGGGGTGAGCATGTCCGCGGCTGA
- a CDS encoding peptidoglycan DD-metalloendopeptidase family protein, whose product MAAAARPQVGGTVTVGNGETLFAISRRTGVPVRALIDANGLKPPYGLLTGQRIAVPANRFHEVQPGETLYSVSRRYGVAMSVLVSENGLDAPYGVRAGQRLKVPTPAATSAPETMVAAVPPPNSLQPPPGQILQPPAPQVLRPPPGAEPQPQPQPEPAPPVEPPPQVGFLTPPAITAPEPVLPPQRPGRAAPPAPPPAAEAPPEPTVQPEPAPRPELAPRRGRDRVRPEPPPAVAPVVPPPPPAMAMAPPPEPPPTAGPPPREGRGFAWPVRGQVVTRFGPTGRGLHNDGINIAAPKGAAVLSAEAGIVAYAGNELRGFGNLLLVKHADGWVTAYAHNDSLLVKRGDRIRRGQPIARVGQTGNVGEPQLHFEIRRGTRAVDPAEYLVGRSTELVPELAPPRLRTHPAVLLAALPGPG is encoded by the coding sequence GTGGCGGCCGCCGCGCGGCCGCAGGTGGGCGGCACGGTCACCGTCGGCAACGGCGAGACCCTGTTTGCGATCTCTCGGCGGACGGGGGTCCCGGTGCGCGCGCTGATCGACGCCAACGGCCTGAAGCCGCCTTACGGCTTGCTGACCGGCCAGCGCATCGCCGTGCCCGCCAACCGCTTCCACGAGGTGCAGCCGGGCGAGACGCTCTACAGCGTGTCGCGCCGCTACGGCGTGGCGATGAGCGTGCTGGTGAGCGAGAACGGCCTGGATGCGCCCTATGGCGTGCGGGCGGGCCAGCGGCTCAAGGTGCCTACGCCGGCCGCGACCTCCGCGCCCGAGACGATGGTGGCGGCCGTGCCGCCGCCCAACAGCCTGCAGCCGCCGCCCGGCCAGATCCTGCAGCCGCCCGCCCCACAGGTGCTGCGCCCACCACCGGGTGCCGAGCCGCAGCCGCAGCCGCAGCCGGAACCCGCGCCGCCCGTCGAGCCGCCGCCCCAGGTCGGCTTCCTGACGCCGCCCGCGATCACGGCGCCCGAGCCGGTGCTGCCGCCGCAGCGCCCCGGCCGCGCGGCGCCGCCGGCCCCGCCGCCGGCGGCCGAAGCGCCGCCCGAGCCAACCGTCCAGCCCGAGCCGGCACCCCGTCCCGAGCTCGCGCCGCGGCGCGGGCGCGACCGCGTGCGGCCGGAACCGCCGCCGGCCGTCGCCCCTGTGGTGCCGCCGCCGCCGCCCGCCATGGCGATGGCGCCGCCGCCGGAGCCGCCGCCCACCGCCGGCCCGCCGCCGCGCGAGGGGCGCGGCTTCGCCTGGCCCGTGCGCGGGCAGGTCGTCACCCGCTTCGGGCCGACCGGCCGCGGGCTGCACAATGACGGGATCAACATCGCCGCCCCCAAGGGAGCGGCCGTGCTGTCGGCGGAGGCCGGGATCGTTGCCTACGCCGGCAACGAGTTGCGCGGCTTCGGCAATCTATTGTTGGTCAAGCATGCCGATGGCTGGGTCACGGCCTATGCCCACAACGACAGCCTGCTGGTGAAGCGCGGCGACCGCATCCGCCGCGGCCAGCCGATCGCGCGCGTGGGCCAGACCGGCAATGTCGGCGAGCCGCAGCTTCATTTCGAAATCCGCCGCGGCACCCGCGCGGTCGACCCGGCCGAATATCTGGTCGGCCGGTCGACCGAGCTCGTGCCCGAACTGGCGCCGCCGCGCCTCAGGACGCATCCAGCGGTCTTGCTCGCCGCCCTGCCAGGTCCTGGATGA
- a CDS encoding protein-L-isoaspartate(D-aspartate) O-methyltransferase, giving the protein MELRRQGISDTRVLGAMERIPRDTFVPLPFRDQAYEDTALPIGHGQTISQPTVVARMTEALELNDRHRVLEIGTGSGYQAAVLARLCRRLYTIERHRDLLQTAETRFRELRLHNVTTRWGDGMKGWPESAPFDRIIVTAAGLEIPDLLTDQLAPGGIIVIPVGERGDNQRLVRMVRDADGLVCSDMGTVRFVPLVAGLPRSAAERPA; this is encoded by the coding sequence ATGGAGTTGCGGCGGCAGGGGATCAGCGACACCCGCGTGCTGGGGGCGATGGAGCGCATTCCGCGCGACACCTTCGTGCCGCTGCCCTTTCGCGATCAGGCCTACGAGGACACCGCCCTGCCGATCGGCCACGGGCAGACGATCAGCCAGCCGACCGTGGTCGCCCGCATGACCGAGGCGCTGGAGCTGAACGACCGCCACCGGGTGCTGGAGATCGGCACCGGCTCGGGCTACCAGGCGGCCGTGCTGGCCCGGCTGTGCCGCCGGCTCTACACCATCGAGCGCCATCGCGACCTGTTGCAGACGGCCGAGACGCGCTTTCGCGAGCTGCGCCTGCACAACGTCACCACGCGCTGGGGTGACGGCATGAAGGGCTGGCCCGAATCCGCCCCCTTCGACCGCATCATCGTCACCGCCGCCGGGCTGGAGATCCCGGACCTGCTGACCGACCAGCTCGCCCCCGGCGGCATCATCGTCATCCCGGTCGGCGAGCGCGGCGACAACCAGCGCCTGGTGCGGATGGTGCGCGACGCCGACGGCCTGGTGTGCAGCGACATGGGCACCGTGCGCTTCGTGCCGCTGGTGGCGGGCCTGCCGCGCAGTGCCGCCGAGCGTCCGGCCTGA
- a CDS encoding ATP-binding protein — MTDQSTEALLRRIADALERMAPPAAPPVDLKAYDAYVWHADGSRLEAVPRVNRVAMTLLRGIDRQADMLTDNTRRFATGLPANNALLWGARGMGKSSLVKAVQATVAAEHPGTIALVEIHREDIPSLPALLTALRDVDRRFIIFCDDLSFDGNDASYKSMKAVLDGGVEGRPANIVFYATSNRRHLLARDMIENERSTAINPGEAVEEKVSLSDRFGLWLGFHHCDQDTYMAMVEGYAQHYGIDIPSEQIRREANEWSVTRGSRSGRVAWQFIQDLAGRRARPLDAS, encoded by the coding sequence ATGACGGACCAATCCACCGAGGCGCTGCTGCGCCGCATCGCCGACGCCCTGGAGCGGATGGCCCCGCCGGCGGCCCCGCCCGTCGACCTGAAGGCCTACGACGCCTATGTCTGGCACGCCGATGGCAGCCGGCTGGAGGCCGTGCCGCGGGTCAACCGCGTCGCCATGACGCTGCTGCGCGGCATCGACCGCCAGGCCGACATGCTGACCGACAATACCCGGCGCTTCGCCACCGGGCTGCCCGCCAACAATGCGCTCCTGTGGGGGGCCCGCGGCATGGGCAAGAGCTCGCTGGTGAAGGCGGTGCAGGCGACGGTGGCGGCCGAGCATCCCGGCACGATCGCGCTGGTCGAGATCCACCGCGAGGACATCCCGTCCCTGCCCGCCCTGCTGACGGCGCTGCGCGACGTCGACCGCCGCTTCATCATCTTCTGCGACGACCTGTCCTTCGACGGCAACGACGCCAGCTACAAGTCGATGAAGGCGGTGCTGGACGGCGGCGTCGAGGGACGGCCGGCCAACATCGTCTTCTACGCCACCTCGAACCGGCGCCACCTGCTGGCCCGCGACATGATCGAGAACGAGCGCTCGACGGCGATCAACCCGGGCGAGGCAGTCGAGGAGAAGGTGTCGCTGTCGGACCGCTTCGGCCTGTGGCTGGGCTTCCACCATTGCGACCAGGACACCTACATGGCCATGGTCGAGGGCTACGCCCAGCACTACGGCATCGACATCCCGAGCGAGCAGATCCGGCGCGAGGCGAACGAGTGGTCGGTCACGCGCGGCTCGCGCTCCGGCCGCGTCGCCTGGCAGTTCATCCAGGACCTGGCAGGGCGGCGAGCAAGACCGCTGGATGCGTCCTGA
- the tatC gene encoding twin-arginine translocase subunit TatC produces the protein MREEEDIDDKKMPLLDHLIELRNRLMWSVGAILVAFGLCYYFSADIYNFLTRPLADALGAREGRRMIFTDLTELFFTYIKVAFWAATMLSFPIIASQIWIFVAPGLYRHERKAFLPFLFATPVLFLLGASLVYYFIFPLAWRFFLSFEQPGAGGDLPIQLEAKVNEYLSLVMTMIFAFGLAFQLPVLLTLLARVGIVSAAMLAKGRRYAIVGIFIFAAIVTPPDVISQVGLAIPMILLYEISIISAKLAERARRKREQEEEAEAAADAAAEERSSTGRSPGDPA, from the coding sequence ATGCGCGAAGAAGAGGATATCGACGACAAGAAGATGCCGCTGCTCGATCACCTGATCGAGCTGCGCAACCGGCTGATGTGGTCCGTCGGCGCCATCCTGGTCGCCTTCGGCCTCTGCTACTACTTCTCGGCCGACATCTACAATTTCCTGACGCGCCCGCTGGCCGATGCGCTGGGCGCCCGGGAAGGCCGTCGGATGATCTTCACCGACCTGACGGAACTGTTCTTCACCTACATCAAGGTCGCGTTCTGGGCAGCCACCATGCTGTCCTTCCCGATCATCGCCAGCCAGATCTGGATCTTCGTGGCGCCCGGCCTCTACCGCCACGAGCGCAAGGCCTTCCTGCCGTTCCTGTTCGCGACGCCGGTCCTGTTCCTGCTGGGCGCCTCGCTCGTCTACTACTTCATCTTCCCGCTGGCCTGGCGCTTCTTCCTCAGCTTCGAGCAGCCCGGCGCCGGCGGCGACCTGCCCATTCAGCTCGAAGCCAAGGTCAACGAGTACCTGTCGCTCGTGATGACCATGATCTTCGCCTTCGGCCTGGCGTTCCAGCTACCGGTGCTGCTGACCCTGCTGGCCCGGGTCGGCATCGTCAGCGCGGCCATGCTGGCGAAGGGGCGGCGCTATGCCATCGTGGGCATCTTCATCTTCGCGGCTATCGTCACCCCGCCCGACGTGATCAGCCAGGTCGGCCTCGCGATCCCGATGATCCTGCTCTACGAAATCTCGATCATCTCGGCCAAGCTGGCCGAGCGGGCGCGACGCAAGCGGGAGCAGGAGGAAGAGGCGGAGGCGGCTGCCGATGCGGCGGCGGAAGAGCGATCGAGCACCGGCCGATCGCCCGGCGATCCGGCCTGA
- a CDS encoding ABC transporter ATP-binding protein, protein MSAAERMMHPQAAAAGAPALSLEGIGHAYDGVAAVIDVSLAIGAGEVVCLLGPSGCGKTTILRVAAGLERLQRGRVAIAGRTVAGDGIDRPPEERGVGLVFQDYALFPHLSVRENVAFGLRAMSAADRRARAVEVLQRVGLAGLAEAYPHTLSGGQQQRVALARALAPQPRVMLLDEPFSGLDTRLRDQVRDETLHVLKDTGTATLLVTHDPEEAMFMADRIAVMQAGRMEQLGAPADLYCAPANAFVAAFFGEVNRLHGVVGEGRVATPFGAVEAPRHLDGTAVDILIRPEAIRLSAPIESGAGPAGRVRVVAARMLGRSSLLHLAAEGGAAGALHLHARVPGRFLPAEGTILAATLDREQTFVFAREATV, encoded by the coding sequence ATGTCCGCGGCTGAGAGGATGATGCACCCGCAGGCAGCCGCCGCCGGCGCTCCGGCGCTGTCGCTGGAGGGGATCGGCCATGCCTATGACGGCGTCGCCGCCGTGATCGACGTCAGCCTCGCCATCGGTGCCGGCGAAGTGGTGTGCCTGCTGGGGCCGTCCGGCTGCGGCAAGACGACGATCCTGCGGGTCGCGGCCGGGCTGGAGCGGTTGCAGCGCGGCCGCGTGGCGATCGCCGGGCGCACGGTGGCGGGCGATGGCATCGACCGCCCGCCCGAGGAGCGCGGCGTCGGCCTCGTCTTCCAGGATTACGCGCTGTTCCCGCATCTGTCGGTGCGCGAGAACGTCGCCTTCGGCCTGCGCGCCATGTCTGCCGCCGACCGCCGCGCCCGCGCGGTCGAGGTGCTGCAGCGGGTGGGGCTGGCCGGCCTGGCCGAGGCCTATCCGCACACCCTGTCGGGCGGGCAGCAGCAGCGCGTGGCACTTGCCCGCGCCCTGGCGCCGCAACCGCGCGTGATGCTGCTGGACGAGCCGTTCTCCGGCCTCGACACCCGGCTGCGCGACCAGGTGCGCGACGAGACGCTGCATGTGCTTAAGGACACCGGCACCGCCACCCTGCTGGTCACGCACGATCCGGAGGAGGCGATGTTCATGGCCGACCGGATCGCGGTCATGCAGGCCGGCCGGATGGAGCAGCTGGGGGCGCCGGCCGACCTCTACTGCGCGCCTGCCAACGCCTTCGTCGCGGCATTTTTCGGCGAAGTGAACCGCCTGCACGGGGTCGTCGGCGAAGGCCGGGTGGCAACGCCTTTCGGTGCCGTGGAGGCGCCCCGCCACCTGGACGGCACCGCCGTCGACATCCTGATCCGGCCGGAAGCCATCCGGCTGTCGGCCCCCATCGAGTCGGGGGCAGGGCCGGCGGGGCGGGTACGGGTCGTGGCCGCGCGCATGCTGGGCCGCAGCTCGCTGCTCCATCTGGCGGCGGAAGGCGGAGCGGCCGGCGCCTTGCACCTGCATGCCCGCGTTCCCGGGCGATTCCTGCCGGCGGAGGGCACGATTCTGGCCGCCACGCTGGATCGCGAGCAGACGTTCGTGTTCGCGCGCGAAGCGACGGTCTGA